In the genome of Paenibacillus pabuli, one region contains:
- a CDS encoding diguanylate cyclase domain-containing protein, translating into MRNKAPIQRIAWGYASLIGLAVIQQLVVYLKIYMNQSYTTLDVVFSIVSLGALVLGFVIPVGVSVVAGFVYLVSYFVWLVTYADVNVLTFSWWLLIPANVAVAAFIKASLVRNARVMERLQELQDRNPEIDLDTTLGNKEALADTVIKQSNLARRYSEQYGFSMAMFKIEFLPLVLESLGSVRYAQFLLELSNTIQKQIRYEDYKFFVDRGRFVIICPMTDVEYLPVLTERIKKAMMDLQMIDKKGNELQTVIRSGALVFQKEQFGKYEDIDAVIAALERNTETDLIGEYI; encoded by the coding sequence ATGAGGAATAAAGCACCTATTCAACGTATTGCATGGGGATATGCCAGTTTGATCGGATTAGCCGTGATCCAGCAACTCGTTGTCTATCTTAAAATTTATATGAATCAGAGCTATACGACACTTGATGTTGTGTTCAGCATCGTGTCGCTCGGAGCGCTGGTTCTTGGTTTTGTGATACCTGTCGGAGTATCTGTCGTCGCCGGATTTGTATATCTGGTCTCTTATTTTGTATGGCTTGTTACCTACGCGGATGTGAATGTGCTTACGTTCTCATGGTGGTTGCTGATCCCGGCCAATGTAGCTGTAGCCGCCTTTATTAAGGCCAGTCTCGTGCGCAACGCGCGTGTCATGGAACGTCTGCAGGAATTGCAGGATCGTAATCCGGAGATTGATCTGGACACAACCCTGGGCAACAAGGAAGCACTTGCCGATACGGTCATCAAGCAAAGCAATCTCGCCAGACGTTATTCGGAGCAATATGGGTTCAGTATGGCCATGTTCAAGATTGAATTCTTGCCGCTGGTGCTGGAATCACTTGGTTCCGTACGATATGCACAGTTTCTGCTCGAGTTGTCGAATACCATCCAAAAACAAATCAGATATGAGGATTATAAGTTTTTTGTGGACCGGGGACGGTTTGTGATCATTTGCCCGATGACCGATGTGGAGTATTTGCCAGTCCTTACAGAGCGGATCAAAAAAGCGATGATGGACCTGCAGATGATTGATAAAAAGGGAAATGAACTACAGACGGTTATTCGATCCGGTGCACTGGTATTCCAGAAGGAGCAATTCGGCAAGTATGAGGATATTGATGCTGTAATTGCCGCACTGGAACGGAACACAGAGACAGATCTCATTGGAGAATACATCTAG
- a CDS encoding glycosyl hydrolase family 8: MKHTSTLDPYIPELSQPSLKEKSSDSKVETTQEDSMQIMNRKRRVWLVILVVGIAAAWIIFIKERFVMNELSPTVSFVQHHMTNPNGTLATYLQDAPSEDADIVAGREALSESLGLWMQYAVAKNDPVLFEQAYDQLTTYFLMPQNYIAWKLDANGASHVTTNALGDDFRIVGALLKAADQWEQGREEKLETASNVVRTLTQFVRNKGYYVDFHDFANGHSPDTLSLVYVDLRALQAMEQHEMLEPGTYAKYESLLKSMPDDGLFYPKTFNVETKKYTYDDTVNLIDQLIVANHLTATDRKPDKLIVFLKKEFNTRHRLPGQYTRSGRTPAVSYESPSVYGLAILLAVQSGDPKWAKQLYNHMITLRNLDKAYPGGYVFDGNTHMFDNLFPLLGETELNKFLEKY, encoded by the coding sequence ATGAAACATACCTCTACCCTTGATCCTTACATCCCAGAACTTAGCCAGCCCTCTCTCAAGGAGAAGAGTAGTGATTCGAAAGTTGAAACAACGCAGGAGGACAGCATGCAGATCATGAATCGGAAAAGACGGGTATGGCTGGTCATACTGGTAGTGGGCATTGCAGCAGCATGGATTATTTTCATAAAGGAGCGATTTGTCATGAACGAGCTGTCCCCAACCGTTTCATTTGTCCAGCATCATATGACCAACCCCAATGGAACACTGGCAACGTATCTCCAGGATGCTCCGTCAGAAGATGCAGATATCGTGGCAGGCCGAGAGGCGTTGTCTGAATCTCTTGGTCTGTGGATGCAATACGCTGTCGCCAAGAACGATCCGGTGTTATTTGAGCAGGCTTATGATCAGTTAACGACCTATTTTCTGATGCCACAAAACTACATTGCCTGGAAACTGGACGCGAACGGGGCATCACATGTGACTACCAATGCGCTTGGCGATGACTTTCGTATCGTTGGGGCTTTGTTGAAGGCTGCAGATCAATGGGAGCAGGGCCGGGAGGAGAAGCTGGAAACAGCCTCTAATGTTGTTCGTACACTGACGCAATTCGTTCGGAACAAAGGGTATTACGTTGATTTCCACGATTTCGCCAATGGGCATTCCCCGGATACATTAAGCCTGGTTTATGTTGACCTGCGGGCTCTCCAGGCAATGGAACAGCATGAGATGCTGGAGCCTGGAACCTATGCTAAATACGAATCACTGCTGAAAAGCATGCCGGATGACGGCTTGTTTTATCCTAAAACCTTTAATGTCGAAACGAAAAAATATACATATGATGACACGGTCAACCTGATTGACCAGTTGATTGTGGCTAATCATCTTACGGCAACCGATCGGAAACCGGACAAGCTTATTGTCTTTCTGAAAAAAGAATTCAATACCCGTCATCGGCTGCCGGGTCAATATACACGCTCGGGGCGAACCCCTGCGGTATCCTACGAATCTCCATCCGTCTATGGACTCGCCATCCTGCTCGCTGTTCAATCGGGTGATCCAAAATGGGCCAAGCAGCTGTATAACCATATGATCACCCTGCGTAATCTGGATAAAGCTTATCCAGGAGGGTATGTATTTGATGGGAATACACATATGTTTGACAATCTGTTTCCTCTGCTTGGCGAGACAGAATTAAATAAGTTCCTTGAAAAGTATTAA
- a CDS encoding MarR family winged helix-turn-helix transcriptional regulator yields the protein MIARCLDSISNVEFQHLNLSRGQYLYLYRICENPGIIPNQLAELIKVDRTTAARAISKLESDGFVVKQSAMGNKKNKLLYPTDAGLEAWEFIRREGVHSDQVTLDGLTEEEIETAVNLLRRMRHNIEVDWKFVKKGGRRPYMDHSE from the coding sequence ATGATTGCCCGCTGTTTGGACTCCATCAGCAACGTTGAATTCCAACATCTAAACTTGTCACGTGGACAGTATTTGTATCTTTATCGGATCTGCGAGAATCCCGGCATTATCCCCAACCAGTTGGCTGAATTAATCAAAGTCGATCGTACCACGGCGGCCAGAGCCATTAGTAAACTGGAATCGGACGGGTTTGTCGTCAAACAGTCGGCAATGGGTAATAAAAAGAATAAGCTGTTATATCCGACTGACGCTGGCCTGGAAGCTTGGGAATTTATTCGCAGGGAGGGTGTCCATTCCGATCAGGTGACGCTGGATGGTTTGACGGAAGAGGAGATTGAGACAGCTGTTAATCTGCTGCGCCGTATGCGCCACAATATCGAGGTGGATTGGAAATTCGTCAAAAAGGGCGGCCGACGGCCATATATGGATCATTCTGAATGA
- a CDS encoding GNAT family N-acetyltransferase, which translates to MNTTIVDATNQELLDACFAIRTAIFVEEQGVPAEDEFDAYDALDTEAKHILLYVDGVPAASSRLRVVENVAKLERICVMLDYRKHGLGRVLIDKLEQMALAQGLEKAKLHAQVQASGFYERLGYTAASDVFMEDGIPHLLMTKKLK; encoded by the coding sequence ATGAATACAACTATTGTTGATGCTACTAACCAGGAATTGCTCGACGCCTGCTTCGCCATTCGTACCGCCATTTTTGTTGAAGAGCAAGGCGTACCGGCTGAGGATGAATTCGATGCCTATGATGCTCTGGATACAGAAGCAAAACATATTCTTCTCTACGTAGACGGAGTCCCTGCTGCTTCTTCCAGACTGCGTGTAGTTGAGAATGTTGCCAAATTGGAGCGAATCTGCGTGATGCTTGATTACCGAAAACACGGACTTGGTCGTGTACTGATCGATAAGCTGGAGCAGATGGCACTCGCTCAAGGGCTCGAGAAGGCCAAGCTGCATGCACAGGTACAAGCCTCCGGGTTCTATGAACGTCTCGGATACACGGCAGCCTCAGACGTATTTATGGAAGACGGCATCCCCCATCTGCTGATGACCAAGAAACTGAAATAA
- the rlmN gene encoding 23S rRNA (adenine(2503)-C(2))-methyltransferase RlmN: MIKSSIYGLTLEQLRDWLPEHGQKKSRASRIWEWLYQERVNDFTEMADVRQECLDVISEHFTMNSLSEHVKQESADGTVKFLLRMQDGNLIETVLMRQKYGLTVCVTTQVGCNIGCSFCASGLIKKSRDLSGGEIVEQIMHVQQYLDAAGQGERVTNVVVMGIGEPFDNFQNMTDFIEVIKHRKGLALAAKRITVSTSGLPDKIKEFADSSLQVNLAISLHAPNNELRTQIMKINRAFPIEQLMDAVDYYLATTNKRIMFEYILLRDVNDQREHAAELAELLSSRKSMVSINLIPYNPVDEHSQYQRSTEESILGFYDTLKKNNINATVRMEHGTDIDAACGQLRSKQMKNNAAESQPGRLALG, translated from the coding sequence ATGATTAAATCATCCATATATGGATTAACATTAGAGCAACTACGTGACTGGCTGCCAGAGCACGGACAGAAGAAATCCCGTGCCTCCCGTATCTGGGAATGGTTATATCAGGAGCGTGTGAACGATTTTACTGAGATGGCGGACGTGCGCCAAGAATGTCTGGATGTCATCTCCGAGCATTTCACGATGAACTCACTGAGTGAACATGTGAAGCAGGAATCGGCTGACGGCACGGTCAAATTTCTGCTCCGCATGCAGGACGGCAATCTGATTGAAACAGTTTTAATGCGCCAAAAATATGGTCTCACTGTCTGTGTAACCACTCAAGTGGGATGTAACATTGGCTGCAGCTTCTGCGCGAGCGGGCTGATCAAGAAGAGTCGCGATCTGTCCGGTGGTGAGATTGTGGAACAGATTATGCATGTACAACAGTATCTTGATGCAGCAGGCCAAGGTGAGCGTGTAACAAACGTGGTCGTGATGGGAATTGGCGAGCCGTTCGACAATTTCCAGAACATGACTGACTTTATTGAAGTCATCAAGCATCGTAAAGGTCTGGCGCTTGCGGCCAAACGAATCACCGTATCCACGAGTGGACTGCCTGACAAGATCAAGGAATTTGCAGACAGCAGTCTGCAAGTTAATCTGGCAATCTCCCTGCACGCACCGAATAACGAACTGCGTACGCAGATCATGAAGATCAACCGGGCCTTCCCGATTGAACAATTGATGGATGCAGTGGATTACTATCTGGCTACGACGAACAAGCGTATTATGTTTGAGTATATTTTGCTCCGGGACGTCAACGATCAGCGGGAGCATGCCGCAGAGCTGGCCGAGCTGTTGTCCAGTCGCAAGAGTATGGTCAGTATCAATCTGATTCCATACAATCCGGTGGATGAACACAGTCAGTATCAGCGGAGTACAGAAGAGTCGATTCTGGGCTTCTATGACACATTGAAAAAGAATAACATTAACGCAACTGTACGCATGGAACATGGTACTGATATCGATGCAGCCTGTGGACAATTGCGCAGTAAACAGATGAAAAATAATGCCGCTGAATCTCAGCCAGGCCGTTTGGCTTTGGGATAA
- a CDS encoding sodium-dependent transporter, whose translation MNFSKSNNSNLNQDGPGKGERFSQAGFILAAIGSSVGLGNMWKFPYITGENGGAAFFLLFIVCLLLIGLPVLLAELAIGRSGRGSAATAFIKAGGQKGWLAAGLLQVLTPFIILSFYVIIAGWTLQYAVTSFSGTLYNNPDYAGQFGNFVGGYMPIVWQLISVLITGWIVAKGVSNGIEKFNKVLIPAMLVLLIILMVRAVTLPGAGAGVSFFLNPDFSQLTTESALVALGHAFFSLSLGMGILVTYGSYVDKNQSLGAATVAVGAGDLIYAFIAGLIIFPTTFSFGIAPDQGPSLIFIALPAAFSAMPLGFMFGGLFFVLLAIAALTSAVSLLEVPVKYFMERLSWSRSRAVWTISLAVFIVGLPSVLSLGLFPEWTIGSKSVFDWMDFVASNILLPIGGLLVTIFAGYFWKKAAEASGLRAGWFRVWLFMLRYVAPILVLLVLLHTSGIIHF comes from the coding sequence ATGAATTTCAGTAAGTCCAATAATTCCAATTTGAATCAAGACGGACCGGGCAAAGGTGAACGCTTCTCACAGGCCGGATTCATTCTGGCTGCCATTGGTAGTTCAGTGGGCCTCGGTAACATGTGGAAGTTTCCTTATATTACAGGAGAGAACGGGGGAGCTGCGTTTTTCCTGCTCTTCATCGTCTGTCTGCTGTTGATTGGTCTACCCGTATTGCTGGCTGAGCTTGCAATTGGTCGCAGCGGCAGAGGCAGCGCGGCAACAGCCTTCATCAAGGCAGGTGGGCAAAAAGGGTGGCTAGCGGCTGGTTTACTGCAAGTATTGACGCCGTTTATCATCCTTTCCTTCTATGTCATTATTGCAGGCTGGACGCTGCAATATGCAGTAACGTCATTCAGCGGTACGCTGTATAACAATCCGGATTATGCTGGGCAATTCGGTAACTTTGTAGGCGGTTATATGCCGATTGTGTGGCAGCTGATTTCAGTTCTGATTACAGGCTGGATCGTAGCCAAAGGGGTATCGAACGGAATTGAGAAGTTTAACAAAGTGCTGATTCCGGCGATGCTGGTTCTGCTTATTATCCTGATGGTTCGTGCAGTGACTTTGCCAGGAGCTGGTGCGGGCGTTTCCTTCTTCCTGAATCCGGACTTCTCACAGCTCACGACCGAATCTGCGCTGGTAGCGCTTGGACATGCCTTTTTCTCCCTATCGCTGGGTATGGGTATTCTCGTGACTTACGGTTCATATGTTGATAAAAATCAATCACTCGGTGCAGCAACCGTTGCAGTCGGTGCGGGTGACCTGATCTATGCGTTCATTGCGGGTCTGATCATCTTCCCAACGACATTCTCCTTCGGAATTGCACCGGATCAGGGTCCGTCGCTGATCTTTATAGCTCTTCCGGCAGCCTTCTCGGCTATGCCGCTGGGCTTCATGTTTGGCGGGTTGTTCTTCGTGCTTCTGGCGATTGCGGCGTTAACGTCGGCGGTATCCTTGCTGGAAGTTCCGGTGAAATATTTCATGGAGAGATTGTCCTGGAGCCGAAGCCGCGCGGTATGGACTATTTCACTTGCCGTCTTCATCGTCGGGCTTCCTTCGGTATTGTCGCTCGGCTTGTTCCCTGAATGGACCATTGGCTCGAAGAGTGTGTTCGACTGGATGGACTTTGTAGCGTCCAACATTTTACTTCCGATTGGTGGATTGCTCGTTACTATTTTTGCCGGATACTTCTGGAAAAAGGCTGCCGAAGCATCCGGCCTGCGCGCAGGCTGGTTCCGGGTATGGCTGTTCATGCTGCGCTACGTAGCGCCAATCCTGGTGCTTCTGGTTCTGCTGCATACCTCCGGTATTATTCACTTCTAA
- the greA gene encoding transcription elongation factor GreA, translating to MANDEVILTQEGLEKLEDELRELKTVKRKELAERLKLAISYGDLKENSEYHSAKDDQAFMETRILILEKMLTKARVITSDNIDSNKVSIGSTILLNDIEFAEKIEYMLVGPAEADVANNKISYESPLGKELMGKEVGSVIHVNAPMGIIKYELLEIKI from the coding sequence ATGGCTAATGATGAAGTGATTTTGACACAGGAAGGCTTGGAAAAGCTGGAGGACGAACTGAGGGAATTAAAGACGGTGAAGCGTAAGGAATTGGCAGAGCGTCTGAAACTTGCGATCAGTTACGGTGACCTGAAGGAAAATAGTGAGTATCATTCAGCCAAAGATGATCAGGCTTTTATGGAGACCCGCATTTTGATTCTGGAGAAAATGCTGACCAAAGCAAGAGTCATTACTTCGGACAATATCGACTCGAACAAAGTAAGCATTGGCTCAACCATTCTGCTTAACGATATTGAATTTGCAGAGAAGATTGAATACATGCTGGTTGGTCCGGCTGAGGCTGACGTTGCCAATAACAAAATATCGTATGAAAGCCCGCTTGGCAAGGAACTGATGGGCAAGGAAGTAGGCAGCGTCATTCATGTCAATGCGCCAATGGGTATTATCAAATACGAGCTGCTAGAAATTAAAATTTAA
- a CDS encoding DUF6688 domain-containing protein: MYATIQFIGLFLILPAASGWIMLNSFLKKASGNGRKLLTVFEFIFLAITLLLFAAGLAIDGMGVQGGEPLSMYEDSGLMASNYATLDHRSLLVLVVTLLLGLLAYLVMFTRPDKLSPIIYTLCNSILVLNIVWGIVYITHTGIAWYTETGMILMFAVLLLQSSYLSLIFLYIGRLKRSWDSFIEAALIEYQTSMDMEHLPKWQRMLYRSIIRFRTAPMVWAILMFPMQLVIQLILVLFGQRPDSAIRVFLDTSSFNYSRLPVPPPNMIPGDGHYLCTVAADGHQKWVKPVRAGIRHGHIIHVNRQLMIANAFEHVIEQYTPRFHGLVRGLYNRYGYPISKHIRSKWTADIVYLLMKPLEWLFLIVLYTVDTHPENRIHIQYSEMRGKYTRF, from the coding sequence TTGTATGCAACGATTCAATTCATAGGACTCTTTCTGATCCTTCCTGCTGCCTCAGGGTGGATTATGTTGAATAGTTTCCTGAAGAAGGCTTCGGGAAATGGGCGAAAACTTCTCACGGTGTTTGAATTTATTTTTCTGGCCATCACTCTATTGCTTTTCGCAGCAGGTCTTGCAATAGACGGTATGGGGGTTCAAGGAGGAGAACCCTTATCCATGTATGAAGATTCCGGCCTGATGGCATCCAATTACGCTACACTTGATCATCGCAGTCTTCTTGTCCTTGTGGTCACGTTATTGCTTGGCTTGCTCGCTTATTTAGTAATGTTCACACGTCCAGATAAGCTCTCACCGATCATTTACACCTTATGTAACAGTATCCTTGTATTAAATATCGTTTGGGGGATCGTCTATATCACGCATACTGGCATTGCTTGGTACACCGAGACGGGCATGATTTTGATGTTTGCTGTGCTTCTGTTGCAGAGCAGCTATCTATCACTGATCTTCCTATATATTGGTCGATTGAAACGTTCATGGGATAGCTTTATCGAGGCTGCTCTAATTGAATATCAAACGTCTATGGATATGGAGCATTTACCAAAATGGCAACGAATGCTATACCGGTCTATCATTCGCTTTCGTACCGCCCCGATGGTGTGGGCCATTCTGATGTTTCCCATGCAGCTTGTTATACAACTGATCCTTGTTCTGTTTGGACAACGCCCGGATAGCGCGATTCGCGTATTTCTGGATACAAGCAGCTTCAATTATTCCAGACTGCCGGTTCCACCGCCGAATATGATTCCCGGTGATGGGCACTATCTATGTACGGTTGCAGCCGATGGACATCAAAAATGGGTCAAACCTGTGCGAGCAGGTATACGACATGGCCACATCATACACGTTAATCGGCAACTCATGATCGCCAACGCATTTGAACATGTTATTGAGCAGTATACGCCGCGGTTCCATGGCTTAGTTCGAGGTTTGTACAATCGATACGGATATCCAATCAGTAAACATATTCGTTCCAAATGGACTGCCGATATAGTCTATCTTTTGATGAAACCGCTCGAATGGCTATTCCTCATCGTCCTTTATACAGTAGATACTCATCCTGAAAACCGAATTCATATCCAGTACAGTGAGATGCGAGGAAAATATACTCGTTTCTAG
- a CDS encoding arylamine N-acetyltransferase family protein, producing the protein MNVTLTPSEIQAYLKRIGIHDIKEPTLEFLSEIQQAHVQHLSWQTLDIYAGQPSGIDLQESVQLILQGRSGYCFHLNGAFSVLLRSLGYTVHWHRAGVQPHGEQPRVNSFHLGLSVSLPDVYPNVERWIVDVGLGGMPFEPIPLRYGTYGAAPFTYTLMPSSVAPGGWRLEYEPNGPSEGVDFAPEELTSLEEFIPKHEFYSQSADSPWHNAFLLRQRDALQSNELRGCMLRTHDREGIRKMEIQTYTEWKDVLAERFHEPLVNYTELERKEMWGRIQAAHEEWKRTQQV; encoded by the coding sequence ATGAATGTTACATTGACTCCATCTGAAATACAGGCCTACCTGAAACGGATAGGCATTCATGATATCAAGGAACCCACACTGGAATTCCTGTCCGAAATCCAGCAGGCACACGTACAGCATCTATCCTGGCAGACACTTGATATTTATGCGGGTCAGCCTTCGGGCATCGATCTTCAAGAATCGGTCCAGCTTATATTGCAAGGCCGGAGCGGATACTGTTTTCATCTGAATGGCGCGTTCAGCGTCCTGCTTCGCTCTCTGGGATATACGGTGCATTGGCATCGTGCCGGAGTTCAGCCACATGGGGAGCAGCCACGTGTGAACTCGTTCCATCTCGGTCTGTCGGTCTCTTTGCCAGATGTATACCCGAATGTGGAACGATGGATTGTGGATGTTGGTCTGGGCGGCATGCCCTTTGAACCGATCCCTCTACGTTATGGAACCTACGGAGCGGCGCCATTTACCTACACACTAATGCCTTCATCTGTTGCTCCTGGCGGATGGAGACTTGAATATGAGCCCAACGGGCCAAGTGAGGGTGTCGATTTCGCTCCCGAAGAGCTTACCAGCCTGGAAGAGTTCATTCCCAAGCATGAATTCTACAGCCAGTCAGCCGATTCGCCTTGGCATAACGCATTTTTGCTCCGTCAGAGAGATGCTCTCCAGAGCAACGAACTGCGTGGATGTATGCTCCGGACGCATGATCGTGAAGGCATTCGCAAAATGGAGATTCAAACCTACACCGAGTGGAAAGACGTATTGGCTGAGAGATTCCACGAACCGTTGGTGAATTACACGGAACTGGAACGCAAAGAAATGTGGGGTCGGATACAAGCAGCACACGAAGAATGGAAAAGAACACAGCAGGTATGA
- a CDS encoding 4'-phosphopantetheinyl transferase family protein → MMVTIQVLQVPAELPGSYWNLFLSHVSEERRAQASRFVHLADAYRSVLGEVLTRVTLSRLTGLRPGDLSFTRNKYGKPSLSLSNYDDVHFNVSHSGDWIALISGGNADLGVDVEKIAPIDMKIAERFFSLTESQFLAAEPDEMQLETFYRLWTLKESYIKAVGMGLSMPLDSFSMIRNADGNWHSSEAAAYPFLSLRLDHGHMLAACSAGEALPTQPDVITIEELYQALLGLSQKS, encoded by the coding sequence ATGATGGTAACAATTCAAGTTCTTCAAGTGCCGGCAGAATTGCCGGGATCATACTGGAACCTTTTTCTGTCTCACGTATCTGAGGAAAGGCGAGCACAAGCCTCACGCTTTGTACATCTGGCGGACGCGTATCGCTCTGTTCTGGGTGAAGTGTTGACCCGTGTGACGCTAAGCAGGTTGACTGGCCTAAGGCCCGGGGACCTTTCCTTTACCCGTAACAAATACGGCAAACCTTCCCTCAGTCTCAGTAATTATGACGATGTTCATTTTAATGTCTCACACTCCGGCGATTGGATTGCATTAATCTCTGGCGGTAACGCTGATCTGGGTGTGGATGTGGAAAAAATAGCCCCCATCGACATGAAGATTGCGGAGCGCTTCTTCTCTCTTACGGAGAGCCAATTTCTGGCTGCGGAGCCCGACGAGATGCAGCTGGAGACCTTTTATCGTCTATGGACGCTGAAGGAAAGCTACATCAAGGCCGTCGGCATGGGCCTGTCCATGCCGCTAGATTCATTTTCCATGATCCGCAATGCTGATGGGAACTGGCACTCGTCAGAAGCAGCCGCGTATCCATTCCTCAGCCTGCGACTGGATCACGGGCATATGTTAGCCGCTTGTTCTGCAGGAGAAGCTTTACCTACTCAGCCGGATGTCATCACAATTGAAGAGTTGTATCAGGCATTGTTAGGGCTATCCCAGAAGTCATAA
- a CDS encoding MDR family MFS transporter → MKLGLNPKVIVSTVYVLAMFMVAMDGTVLNVALRTISEELGIPPAASGTLNVGYLVSLAVFLPVAGWLGDRWGMKRVFLSALALFTISSALCATANQLSTLTFFRILQGAGGGLLTPVGMAMLFRTFPPQERAKVSRMLILPIALAPALGPIVSGLIVDQLSWRWIFYVNLPVGIPAVIFGMLYLKEHKEQGVGRLDVSGWLLSAPGLALTMYALSQGPLRGWTSPLIIGAGITGIILLTLLVVVELRAKQPLLDLRLLKDRLFRYSGLVSVCGAAGLLGMLYVFPLMYQNVLNASVLETGLTTFPEALGVMIASQLVPWTYPRLGPRKLISMGLICTAVIFITLSQITVDTNPWFIRALLFGVGIFLGQTVGAVQIASFAQIPPPSMGRASTWFTVQNRLGSAIGMALLSAVLAGVGTTTVTAAGTMEPNMLAYRLALLGAASFLLIGLCFALKISDTDAAATIRKSSGQGLFRRKEKSPSLTQE, encoded by the coding sequence ATGAAATTGGGTCTGAATCCCAAGGTCATTGTCAGCACTGTCTACGTACTGGCGATGTTTATGGTGGCCATGGATGGAACGGTCTTGAACGTAGCCTTACGAACCATTAGTGAGGAGCTGGGTATTCCCCCGGCTGCCTCGGGTACCTTGAATGTGGGGTATTTGGTGAGTTTGGCTGTATTCCTGCCTGTGGCTGGGTGGCTTGGTGATCGCTGGGGCATGAAACGGGTTTTCCTGTCGGCACTTGCCCTGTTTACGATATCTTCTGCGCTCTGTGCCACAGCCAATCAATTAAGTACGCTGACGTTCTTTCGCATTTTGCAGGGTGCAGGGGGTGGTCTGCTTACTCCAGTAGGGATGGCGATGCTGTTTCGAACCTTTCCTCCCCAGGAACGGGCCAAGGTATCCCGAATGCTCATCCTGCCCATCGCGCTGGCCCCGGCTTTGGGGCCGATTGTGAGCGGATTGATTGTGGACCAGCTCTCCTGGCGATGGATCTTCTATGTGAATCTGCCCGTCGGCATTCCAGCGGTAATCTTCGGAATGCTGTATCTAAAGGAACACAAAGAACAGGGAGTCGGTCGACTGGATGTATCAGGCTGGTTATTATCTGCCCCAGGACTCGCTCTGACGATGTACGCGCTTAGTCAGGGTCCACTGCGAGGATGGACTTCCCCTCTTATTATTGGAGCCGGTATTACAGGAATCATCCTGCTCACGCTGCTCGTGGTGGTTGAATTGCGCGCGAAGCAGCCTTTGCTTGATCTGCGTTTGCTGAAAGACCGTTTATTCCGCTATTCGGGTCTGGTATCCGTATGCGGAGCAGCGGGTCTGCTGGGTATGTTGTATGTGTTTCCATTAATGTATCAAAACGTGCTAAACGCCTCTGTGCTGGAGACAGGGTTAACCACATTCCCGGAAGCCCTGGGAGTTATGATTGCTTCTCAGCTTGTGCCCTGGACATATCCACGGCTTGGCCCGCGGAAGCTGATATCCATGGGTTTGATCTGCACGGCTGTGATTTTCATTACGCTGAGTCAGATTACAGTGGACACAAATCCGTGGTTCATTCGTGCCTTATTGTTCGGGGTGGGGATCTTCCTGGGGCAGACGGTAGGCGCGGTGCAGATTGCCTCATTTGCCCAAATCCCGCCTCCTTCCATGGGACGGGCCTCGACCTGGTTCACGGTGCAGAATCGGCTGGGTTCTGCGATCGGAATGGCATTATTGTCTGCCGTTCTGGCTGGCGTGGGCACAACGACGGTGACTGCGGCTGGAACGATGGAGCCGAATATGCTGGCGTACCGTCTGGCTTTGTTGGGAGCTGCTTCGTTCTTGTTGATTGGTCTATGCTTCGCCCTGAAAATCAGCGACACTGACGCGGCTGCAACGATACGCAAATCCAGCGGTCAGGGACTTTTTCGAAGGAAAGAGAAATCTCCATCCTTGACGCAGGAATGA
- a CDS encoding MbtH family protein — protein sequence MSNPFEHEDSNYLVLINEEGQYSLWPASLAVPAGWTVMLGKAKRRVCLDYIAEQWTDLKPLSLCDEVGMPGAVHEASR from the coding sequence ATGAGCAACCCTTTTGAACATGAAGACAGCAATTATCTGGTATTAATCAATGAGGAGGGTCAATACTCCCTCTGGCCTGCTTCTCTGGCAGTACCCGCAGGTTGGACCGTGATGCTTGGCAAAGCCAAGCGCCGGGTATGCCTCGATTACATCGCCGAGCAATGGACAGATCTGAAGCCACTGAGCCTCTGTGATGAAGTCGGCATGCCTGGAGCGGTTCATGAGGCCAGCAGATGA